In Oryza brachyantha chromosome 2, ObraRS2, whole genome shotgun sequence, a single window of DNA contains:
- the LOC102707649 gene encoding nucleolin-like has protein sequence MKGGRGSNGAATDLLVCFPSRAHLALMPPKAICSPSRPSASEPVKRRHSTSRAGPPPTSTALFKAASARNPSRRGADVPVDDEPSSPKVTCAGQIKARRPAAKPKSAGAGAGAGGGKAKKATWLQALGIKKDALPFLNAVHGAFRLNVAGCFGSFPGAVEYTSGEDDDDDDEEELAGKETEHGAALAKWFMVLEEGKKVSSKKREQEPQRQEAEEEQDKEDDVAPPVNALMLMRCRSAPAKGLPRRLEGDAEEEAMTKTAKKEEDEDEDEEENKERLVLMSYAPDFFKVSVDIAKETWIVGGDDAVLRCRSWKR, from the coding sequence atgaagggagggagggggagcaatggcgccgccaccgacctGCTCGTCTGCTTCCCGTCGCGGGCGCACCTGGCGCTGATGCCGCCCAAGGCGATCTGCAGCCCATCgcggccgtcggcgtcggAGCCGGTCAAGCGCCGGCACAGCACCAGCAGGgccgggccgccgccgacgtcgaccgCGCTCTTCAAGGCGGCCAGCGCCAGGAACCCGAGCCGTCGCGGCGCGGACGTCCCCGTGGACGAcgagccgtcgtcgccgaaggTGACGTGCGCTGGGCAGATCAAggcacggcggccggcagccAAGCCCAAGagtgccggtgccggtgccggtgccggggGAGGGAAGGCCAAGAAGGCCACGTGGCTCCAGGCGCTCGGCATCAAGAAGGACGCGCTGCCGTTCTTGAACGCCGTGCATGGCGCCTTCCGCCTCAACGTCGCCGGCTGCTTCGGTAGCTTTCCCGGCGCCGTGGAGTACACCTCcggggaggatgacgacgacgacgacgaggaggagctcgcGGGGAAGGAAACAGAGCACGGGGCTGCATTGGCCAAGTGGTTCATGGTGCTCGAGGAAGGCAAGAAGGTATCCAGCAAGAAACGGGAACAAGAGCCGCAGAGGCAGGAagccgaggaggagcaggacAAGGAGGATGAcgtggcgccgccggtgaaCGCTCTGATGCTGATGCGGTGccggtcggcgccggcgaaggggTTGCCAAGGAGGCTGGAAGGAGATGCAGAGGAGGAAGCGATGACTAAGACCGCCaagaaggaggaggacgaggacgaggacgaggaggaaaACAAGGAGAGGCTGGTGCTCATGAGCTACGCCCCTGACTTCTTCAAGGTATCCGTCGACATCGCCAAGGAGACGTGgatcgtcggcggcgacgatgcggTCTTGCGCTGCCGGAGCTGGAAGAGATGA
- the LOC102707932 gene encoding inactive TPR repeat-containing thioredoxin TTL3, which yields MTESRRPPTGCAMFGIYSGMFRRRRSNSMSSLTRINGAPPPAAEHEHEHEQEQEHEDGAKAISVPANSAHRKGGVHEDSSLVHRPVMSLPGTNNGVQRVHTPANDRAMNTTKAANGGAKNAVVAAAAAEYTGMAAELDKMIHDHQRVKGTTQLVRATSGNMMLHRNLGNLNSGVPGASARNSVEHNNPKPANERKPQNGYAFSGLGNIVKETKAPPASELCRALSHRTDPEKLKEMGNEEYREGHYAEAVALYDQAIMVDPTRPAYWSNKAAALAALGRLIEAAGDCREAVRIDPSYGRAHHRLGGLYLRLGEPDKAIHHFKQSANDSTGADVSRAQSVKSRIAKCGDARKLRNWITVLQESQAAVADGADCAPQVMALQAEALMKLQRHDEADAVLGGAPRFGVDESTKFFGTVAHAYVLMIRAQVDMAAGRFEDAVATSQTACQLDPSSREIANVHRRAKVVASARLRGNDLFKASRFAEACAAYGEGLDRETGNAVLLCNRAACHARLARFEKAVEDCNGALAMRPAYSKARLRRADCNVKLERWEASLRDYQVLIQELPDNEDVKKALSEVEAKVKSQRNGGVATRS from the exons ATGACGGAgtcgcgccgcccgccgaccGGCTGCGCGATGTTCGGCATCTACAGCGGCATGTttcggcgccgccggtcaAACTCCATGTCCTCCCTCACCCGCATCAACGGGGCcccaccgcccgccgccgagcacGAGCACGAGCATGAGCAGGAGCAGGAACATGAGGACGGGGCTAAGGCGATATCCGTGCCGGCGAACTCGGCGCACCGGAAGGGCGGCGTCCACGAAGACTCGTCCCTCGTGCACCGCCCGGTCATGTCGTTGCCAGGGACGAACAACGGCGTGCAACGCGTCCATACACCGGCGAATGACAGGGCCATGAACACGACAAAGGCGGCCAACGGCGGGGCCAAGAATGCGGTggtcgcggccgcggccgcggagtACACCGGCATGGCAGCGGAGTTGGACAAGATGATCCACGACCACCAGAGGGTCAAGGGCACCACGCAGCTGGTGCGCGCCACCTCCGGCAACATGATGCTCCACCGCAACCTCGGCAACCTCAATTCCGGCGTCCCCGGCGCGTCGGCTCGGAACTCGGTGGAGCACAACAACCCCAAGCCCGCGAACGAGCGGAAGCCGCAGAACGGGTACGCGTTCTCGGGCTTGGGGAACATCGTCAAGGAGACGAAAGCGCCACCGGCGTCGGAGCTGTGCCGCGCGCTGTCTCACCGGACGGACCCTGAGAAGCTCAAGGAGATGGGCAACGAGGAGTACCGGGAGGGGCATtacgcggaggcggtggcgctcTACGACCAGGCCATCATGGTGGACCCGACGCGGCCGGCGTACTGGAGCAACAAGGCTGCCGCTCTCGCCGCGCTCGGGCGACTCAtcgaggccgccggcgactgCAGGGAGGCTGTCCGGATCGACCCTTCGTATGGCCGCGCGCACCATCGGCTTGGCGGGCTGTATCTCAG ATTAGGAGAACCTGACAAGGCCATTCACCACTTCAAGCAATCGGCGAACGACTCGACGGGCGCTGACGTGTCCCGCGCGCAGTCGGTCAAGAGCCGCATCGCCAAGTGCGGCGACGCGCGCAAGCTGAGGAACTGGATCACCGTGCTGCAGGAATCtcaggccgccgtcgccgacggcgcggACTGCGCCCCACAG GTCATGGCGTTGCAAGCCGAGGCCCTGATGAAGCTGCAGCGGCACGACGAGGCCGACGCGGTGCTGGGCGGCGCGCCGCGGTTCGGCGTCGACGAGTCGACCAAGTTTTTCGGCACCGTCGCCCATGCCTACGTCCTCATGATCCGTGCCCAGGTCGACATGGCTGCAGGGAG GTTCGAGGACGCGGTGGCGACGTCGCAGACGGCGTGCCAGCTGGACCCGAGCAGCCGGGAGATCGCGAACGTGCACCGGAGGGCCAAGGTGGTGGCGTCGGCGCGGCTGCGCGGGAACGACCTCTTCAAGGCGTCGAGGTTCGCGGAGGCGTGCGCCGCCTACGGCGAAGGCCTCGACCGGGAGACCGGCAACGCCGTGCTGCTCTGCAACCGCGCGGCGTGCCACGCGAGGCTCGCGCGGTTCGAGAAGGCCGTCGAGGACTGCAACGGCGCGCTCGCCATGCGACCAGCGTACAGCAAGGCGAGGCTGAGGAGGGCCGACTGCAACGTCAAG CTGGAGAGGTGGGAAGCGTCGTTGCGAGATTACCAGGTGCTGATCCAAGAACTCCCGGACAACGAGGACGTGAAGAAGGCGTTGTCTGAGGTCGAAGCCAAGGTCAAGAGCCAGAGGAATGGGGGCGTTGCAACCAGATCCTAA
- the LOC102708777 gene encoding uncharacterized protein LOC102708777, giving the protein MYSCDHERTVPTHTPFVAKYQPCIGVVTGRPEHHAIGKLHPPAAPGQAHAAGSAAPQLPQRAAKKRHATAARPSTSRRSSTTVVATDVSNFRAMVQELTGFPAAAIFRPLPRRVPVHAAHQLAAAHGCDGGSGGAVHGHSSDASAASVPAAQLQQCSPPGVFDGLPDLGSPEFDSWPDLSN; this is encoded by the coding sequence ATGTACTCGTGCGACCACGAGCGCACGGTGCCGACGCATACGCCGTTCGTTGCCAAGTACCAGCCATGCATCGGAGTCGTCACGGGGCGCCCTGAGCACCACGCCATCGGGAAGCTGcacccgccggcggcgcctggCCAAGCACACGCCGCCGGTTCCGCGGCCCCGCAGCTGCCTCAGCGCGCCGCCAAGAAGAGgcacgcgacggcggcgcggccgtcgacgtcgcgccgctcgtcgacCACCGTGGTCGCGACCGACGTGTCCAACTTCCGCGCCATGGTGCAGGAGCTCACCGGCTTCCCGGCGGCCGCGATCTTCCGGCCGCTGCCGCGTAGGGTCCCCGTGCACGCGGCCCACCAATTGGCCGCGGCGCATGGGTGCGACGGCGGAAGTGGTGGTGCGGTGCACGGGCACAGCTCGGACGCATCAGCTGCTAGTGTCCCGGCCGCGCAGCTGCAGCAGTGCTCGCCGCCCGGAGTGTTCGATGGGCTGCCGGACCTTGGGTCGCCGGAGTTCGACTCGTGGCCCGATTTGTCCAACTAA
- the LOC102708213 gene encoding annexin D7-like produces the protein MATLTVPAAVPPVVEDCEQLHKAFKGWGTDEKLIISILAHRDAAQRRAIRRAYTEAHGEELLRALNDEIHGKFERAVILWTLDPAERDAVLANEEARKWHPGGRALVEVACARTPSQLFAVKQAYHERFKRSLEEDVAAHVTGDFRKLLVPLVTAYRYDGPEVNTSLAHSEAKILHEKIHDKAYSDDEIIRVLTTRSKAQLLATFNSYNDQFSHPITKDLKADPKDEFLGTLRAIIRCFTCPDRYFEKVIRLALGGMGTDEDSLTRVITTRAEVDLKLIKEAYQKRNSVPLERAVAKDTTRDYEDILLALLGAE, from the exons ATGGCGACGCTcaccgtccccgccgccgtcccgcccGTCGTCGAGGACTGCGAGCAGCTCCACAAGGCGTTCAAAG GGTGGGGCACGGACGAGAAGCTGATCATCTCCATCCTCGCCCACCGCGACGCGGCGCAGCGCCGCGCGATCCGCCGGGCCTACACCGAGGCGCACGGTGAGGAGCTGCTCCGCGCCCTCAACGACGAGATCCACGGCAAATTCGAG AGGGCGGTGATCCTGTGGACGCTGGACCCGGCGGAGCGGGACGCGGTGCTGGCGAACGAGGAGGCGAGGAAGTGGCACCCCGGGGGCCGCGCGCTGGTCGAGGTCGCGTGCGCGCGCACGCCATCGCAGCTCTTCGCGGTGAAGCAGGCGTACCACGAGCGCTTCAAGAGGTCGCTCGAGGAGGACGTCGCGGCGCACGTCACCGGCGACTTCCGTAAG CTTTTGGTGCCTCTTGTGACTGCATATCGTTATGATGGCCCAGAGGTTAACACATCGTTGGCACATTCTGAAGCCAAAATACTCCATGAGAAAATCCATGACAAGGCTTACAGTGATGATGAGATCATCAGGGTTCTCACCACAAGGAGCAAAGCACAGCTACTCGCAACATTCAATAGTTACAATGATCAGTTCAGTCATCCAATCACTAAG GATCTCAAAGCTGATCCCAAGGACGAGTTCCTTGGAACACTAAGGGCGATCATAAGATGCTTCACTTGCCCTGACAGATACTTTGAGAAAGTCATTCGGTTGGCTCTGGGAGGAATGGGCACAGACGAGGACTCTCTTACAAGAGTCATAACTACTCGTGCCGAGGTAGATCTGAAGCTGATAAAGGAGGCCTACCAGAAGAGAAACAGTGTCCCGTTGGAGCGAGCTGTTGCTAAAGATACAACTAGAGACTACGAGGATATTCTCCTTGCCCTCCTGGGAGCAGAGTGA
- the LOC102708495 gene encoding uncharacterized protein LOC102708495 isoform X2 — MHASVERRWRFDPCDEVAYVVMNDFALMNDHTMLLQGHDKSRISPAGFSTKSRPTQGGGIRNNIAHSDSRSINVSSGKRSSYPQTYTVPKSTEPHIFDADEYVSISNFSGVPSTEGKTMQDEHPNKGKDLLYCDWSELANLDDFEANLRLDDAKDFFPMINTANPINIQQTSSNERSLTSLNHEALACSSGEIEQFSQHSDADVFCPFDNVTSVERVNCCEGLEAIFGSNQEMLATTAASSIMCNNETVSSSTYSAPDLVATYPLSIKNSHDPLNGTPDMILDIMAGNPLEMYFPPLTAYEQPEHLNNATLTQTHQFPEGFAGDDVVKSADLQFFSKGKNSVDLCVNPCSPLILEAVPVKDLGFHKLQEGMNQLDVASKACIRDALYRLANRVEQRHCVASTAETLNRLGTMEPSVSERWREVQMNPMDRSVAQLLLQKPPHHKSPPDSALGIGP, encoded by the exons ATGCACGCGTCGGTGGAGAGGAGATGGAGGTTTGATCCTTGCGATGAG GTCGCCTACGTTGTGATGAATGACTTTGCTCTGATGAATGACCACACCATGCTACTTCAAGGCCATGACAAATCAAGGATCAGCCCAGCTGGCTTTTCGACAAAGTCAAGACCTACACAGGGCGGTGGCATCAGAAACAATATTGCCCACAGTGACAGTAGATCCATCAATGTTTCCAGCGGAAAAAGAAGCAGTTATCCACAAACTTACACTGTTCCAAAAA GTACAGAGCCACACATATTTGATGCTGATGAATATGTCAGTATTAGCAATTTTTCAGGCGTTCCTTCAACAGAAGGTAAAACTATGCAGGATGAACACCCGAACAAAGGAAAAGATTTGTTATACTGTGATTGGTCTGAACTGGCCAACTTGGATGACTTCGAAGCAAATCTGAG GTTAGATGATGCCAAGGATTTCTTCCCCATG ATTAATACGGCAAATCCCATCAACATACAACAAACATCCAGCAACGAAAGAAGTTTGACATCTTTGAATCATGAGGCACTTGCCTGTTCTTCCGGGGAAATCGAGCAGTTTTCACAGCATTCAGATGCTGATGTTTTCTGCCCATTTGACAATGTAACAAGCGTGGAACGCGTAAATTGCTGTGAGGGACTAGAGGCTATCTTTGGCTCAAATCAGGAAATGCTAGCCACAACAGCAGCATCAAGCATCATGTGCAATAACGAAACTGTATCTTCATCTACTTACTCAGCGCCAGATCTAGTTGCAACTTATCCTCTTTCGATAAAGAACTCACATGATCCATTGAATGGAACTCCAGACATGATCCTTGACATAATGGCTGGAAATCCACTAGAGATGTATTTCCCTCCATTGACAGCATATGAACAACCGGAACATCTGAATAACGCCACTTTGACACAAACACACCAGTTTCCTGAAGGCTTTGCAGGTGACGATGTTGTGAAAAGTGCAGACTTGCAATTTTTTTCGAAAGGAAAGAATTCAGTAGACTTATGTGTGAACCCTTGTTCACCGTTGATTCTAGAAGCTGTGCCAGTTAAGGATCTTGGCTTCCATAAGCTTCAGGAAGGCATGAATCAG TTGGACGTGGCATCCAAAGCTTGCATAAGAGATGCCCTGTATCGACTGGCCAACCGTGTTGAGCAGAGGCATTGCGTTGCTAGTACAGCAGAGACTCTCAACCGGCTTGGAACGATGGAACCATCAGTTTCAGAGAG GTGGAGAGAAGTTCAGATGAACCCTATGGATCGCTCGGTGGCACAGCTGCTCCTCCAGAAACCGCCCCATCATAAATCTCCACCTGATTCGGCGCTCGGAATCGGTCCCTGA
- the LOC102708495 gene encoding protein LNK1 isoform X1: protein MHASVERRWRFDPCDEVAYVVMNDFALMNDHTMLLQGHDKSRISPAGFSTKSRPTQGGGIRNNIAHSDSRSINVSSGKRSSYPQTYTVPKSTEPHIFDADEYVSISNFSGVPSTEGKTMQDEHPNKGKDLLYCDWSELANLDDFEANLRSFESTFEMVSNHFEDPLSSSVCLPDAQIVPSSCLFDNTNLSTVSNESTTKSILSSVSVSDTTSTEALFLDQINTANPINIQQTSSNERSLTSLNHEALACSSGEIEQFSQHSDADVFCPFDNVTSVERVNCCEGLEAIFGSNQEMLATTAASSIMCNNETVSSSTYSAPDLVATYPLSIKNSHDPLNGTPDMILDIMAGNPLEMYFPPLTAYEQPEHLNNATLTQTHQFPEGFAGDDVVKSADLQFFSKGKNSVDLCVNPCSPLILEAVPVKDLGFHKLQEGMNQLDVASKACIRDALYRLANRVEQRHCVASTAETLNRLGTMEPSVSERWREVQMNPMDRSVAQLLLQKPPHHKSPPDSALGIGP, encoded by the exons ATGCACGCGTCGGTGGAGAGGAGATGGAGGTTTGATCCTTGCGATGAG GTCGCCTACGTTGTGATGAATGACTTTGCTCTGATGAATGACCACACCATGCTACTTCAAGGCCATGACAAATCAAGGATCAGCCCAGCTGGCTTTTCGACAAAGTCAAGACCTACACAGGGCGGTGGCATCAGAAACAATATTGCCCACAGTGACAGTAGATCCATCAATGTTTCCAGCGGAAAAAGAAGCAGTTATCCACAAACTTACACTGTTCCAAAAA GTACAGAGCCACACATATTTGATGCTGATGAATATGTCAGTATTAGCAATTTTTCAGGCGTTCCTTCAACAGAAGGTAAAACTATGCAGGATGAACACCCGAACAAAGGAAAAGATTTGTTATACTGTGATTGGTCTGAACTGGCCAACTTGGATGACTTCGAAGCAAATCTGAG AAGTTTCGAATCCACGTTTGAGATGGTAAGTAATCACTTTGAGGATCCACTGTCGTCTTCAGTTTGCTTACCAGATGCCCAGATAGTACCAAGCAGCTGTCTCTTTGACAATACCAATTTGTCAACCGTTTCAAATGAGAGCACAACTAAGTCTATATTATCATCAGTTTCAGTTTCCGATACTACTAGTACTGAAGCATTGTTCCTTGATCAG ATTAATACGGCAAATCCCATCAACATACAACAAACATCCAGCAACGAAAGAAGTTTGACATCTTTGAATCATGAGGCACTTGCCTGTTCTTCCGGGGAAATCGAGCAGTTTTCACAGCATTCAGATGCTGATGTTTTCTGCCCATTTGACAATGTAACAAGCGTGGAACGCGTAAATTGCTGTGAGGGACTAGAGGCTATCTTTGGCTCAAATCAGGAAATGCTAGCCACAACAGCAGCATCAAGCATCATGTGCAATAACGAAACTGTATCTTCATCTACTTACTCAGCGCCAGATCTAGTTGCAACTTATCCTCTTTCGATAAAGAACTCACATGATCCATTGAATGGAACTCCAGACATGATCCTTGACATAATGGCTGGAAATCCACTAGAGATGTATTTCCCTCCATTGACAGCATATGAACAACCGGAACATCTGAATAACGCCACTTTGACACAAACACACCAGTTTCCTGAAGGCTTTGCAGGTGACGATGTTGTGAAAAGTGCAGACTTGCAATTTTTTTCGAAAGGAAAGAATTCAGTAGACTTATGTGTGAACCCTTGTTCACCGTTGATTCTAGAAGCTGTGCCAGTTAAGGATCTTGGCTTCCATAAGCTTCAGGAAGGCATGAATCAG TTGGACGTGGCATCCAAAGCTTGCATAAGAGATGCCCTGTATCGACTGGCCAACCGTGTTGAGCAGAGGCATTGCGTTGCTAGTACAGCAGAGACTCTCAACCGGCTTGGAACGATGGAACCATCAGTTTCAGAGAG GTGGAGAGAAGTTCAGATGAACCCTATGGATCGCTCGGTGGCACAGCTGCTCCTCCAGAAACCGCCCCATCATAAATCTCCACCTGATTCGGCGCTCGGAATCGGTCCCTGA